The genomic stretch ACGACTCGTATCTGTTGTGCATCGTGATCCGCCAGCCAGTGAAGTGGATGATGTCCCAAAACTATTCTGACGGCGGCGCCTTTAATGTTCGTCAACGCGTCTTCCAAAATATTTGGACCCAGCGTTAATAAGTGGCGGTCAGCGTCATCCTTAGAAAGCCACGCGGTGTTGACTCCGACAATGCCTATGCTAGAGCCGGTCGCGGAAATCTGGACAGAACGATAAGTGGAATTTCTGCCTGACAGCGGCGATAATTGCCGTGAACAGGAGAGACCATGAGCAGACGACCCCGGCGGAACCACTCACCGGCCTTCAAGGCGAAGGTGGCTCTGGCCGCCATCAAGGGCGATCGGACGATAGCCCAGCTGGCGGAGCATTTCGACGTTCACCCCAATCAGATTACGGCCTGGAAATCACAGCTTGAGGGCGGCGCCTCTGATATTTTCGGATCGGGGGGCGGGACGCCGGCCACGCCCGCGGTCGATGTGAAGTCGCTGCATGCCAAGATCGGGGAGCTGACGCTGGAGAACGATTTTTTAGAAGGCGCGCTCACCAAGGCGGGATTGCTGAGCGCAAAGCGATGATCGACCGTAAGCACGATCTGTCGATCACCAAGCAGGCAGAGATTTTGAAGGTCAGTCGCGGCAGCGTGTACTATCTGCCGCGTCCAGTCTCTTCAGCCGACCTCGAGATCATGCAGCGTCTCGATCGGCTGCACCTGGAGTATCCCTTCGCCGGTTCGCGTATGTTGCGAGGCCTGCTGGCTTTGCAGGGGTGCAAGATCGGCCGCCGGCATGTGAAGACGCTCATGCGGCGGATGGGGATAGAGGCGCTCTATCGCCGTCCGCGCACCACCAAGCCCGAGCCCGGCCACAAGATCTATCCGTATCTGCTGCGCGGCATCGAGATCCGGCGGCCGAACCAGGTCTGGGCCATGGACATCACGTACATTCCGATGGCGCACGGCTTCGTCTATCTCGCCGTGGTGCTGGACTGGGCGACACGTCGTGTTCTGTCGTGGCGGCTGTCGATCACGATGGAGGCGGCCTTCTGCGTCGAGACCCTGGAAGATGCCTTGGCTCGCCACGGCAAGCCGGACATCTTCAACAC from Bradyrhizobium sp. Ash2021 encodes the following:
- a CDS encoding IS3 family transposase (programmed frameshift); this translates as MSRRPRRNHSPAFKAKVALAAIKGDRTIAQLAEHFDVHPNQITAWKSQLEGGASDIFGSGGGTPATPAVDVKSLHAKIGELTLENGFFRRRAHQGGIAERKAMIDRKHDLSITKQAEILKVSRGSVYYLPRPVSSADLEIMQRLDRLHLEYPFAGSRMLRGLLALQGCKIGRRHVKTLMRRMGIEALYRRPRTTKPEPGHKIYPYLLRGIEIRRPNQVWAMDITYIPMAHGFVYLAVVLDWATRRVLSWRLSITMEAAFCVETLEDALARHGKPDIFNTDQGSQFTGAAFTGLLASNGIAISMDGKGAWRDNVFVERLWRSVKYEEVYLRAYETVGEARHSIGRYLDFYNGRRPHSSLDDMTPDQAYFDLPPLRAAA